The following DNA comes from Phytohabitans rumicis.
GATCATCGAGGCCAGCCGGCTGCGTCCGGGCCGGGAGGGCTGCATGTCGGTGCCTGACCTCACCGGTGACGTGAAGCGGGCGAGCCGGCTGGTGGTGGAGGGCACCCTGCCGGGCACCGGCGCGCTGGTACGGCTGTCGACCGACGCGTTCGAGGCGCGTGCGCTGCAACATGAGATCGACCACTGTGCAGGTCTGCTCTTCCTCGACCGGGTGGCCGGGGCGCACGCGATATACCCGCGCAAGGTCTATCTCTGAGCGTGCACAGCGGCGCGTCGGCGGGATCCTTGCGATCCACCCCGTTACCGTGAGGACATCATGCGACTGACGGTTGGCCCCCTTCCATCCGCCGTCTACTGGCGGCGTCGGGCCGTTGTGCTTGGTGCCCTTTTCGTCGTGATTCTGGTCCTTTTCACCACCTGTCGGGGCGAGGGCGGTTCCGGCGCGGCCAAAACCAACGCGACGCCGACGCCCGACGTGACCGCGTCCGTGCTGACCCCGGAGGTCGACCAGTCCACGGCGGCCGAGTCGCCGGCCCCCACCGAGCCGCCGCCCACCTCCGCCCCGGCCACCAGCGCGCCCCCGCAGCAGGCCGACGGGGCCTGCACCAACGCCGAGATCAAGGTCACGGTGGTGCCCGGTCTCACCAATGCCCCGGCCGGGCAGACCATCGTGCTCAAGATACGGTTCAAGAACGAGTCCGACCGCACCTGCCAGCGCGACGTCGGGCCGGACTTCCAGGAGATCTACATCAAGCAGGGCGCGCAGGTCATCTGGTCCTCCGACAAGTGCGGCACGGCCAAGGGCTCCGACCCGCAGTCGTTCACGCCGAACTTCGAGCGCGAATACCGGGCGACCTGGAACGGCAACCAGAGCACCAACTGCTCGAACGGGTCGGCGTCGGGTCGGCCGCCGGCGCCCGGCGAGTACGAGGTCCACGGCCGGCTGGGCACCGACCAAAGCTCAGCGGTGAAGCTCACGCTCACCTAGACCTAGACGTACCGCTCCAGGATCGACGCCTCGGCCAGCCGGGACAGGCCCTCGCGGACCCCGCGGGCCCGTGCGTCGCCCACCCCGTCGACCGCCTGCAGATCCTCGACCGTGGCGCCGAGCAGCCGCTGGAGGCTGCCGAAGTGGCCGACCAGCCGGTCGACCACGGTGCCCGGCAGGCGCGGCACCTTGGCGAGCAGGCGGAAGCCGCGCGGGCTCACCGCCGCGTCGAGCGAGTCGGAGGCGCCCGGGTAGCCGATGGCCTTGGCCACCGCCACCAGGTCGATCAGCTCGGTGGCCGAGAGCAGGTCGAGCTCGACCAGGGCCTCGTCCAGGGTGCGGGCCTTGCGCACGCTGGGCAGGTAGTCGCGGATGACCAGGGTCCGGTCGGCGTCGACGCCGGCCATCAGCTCGTCGAGCTGTAGCGCCAGCAGCCGGCCGTCGGTGCCCAGCTCCACGACGTACCCGGCGATCTCGTCGGCGATCCGGCGGACCATCTCCAGCCGCTGCACCACCGCGACCGCGTCGCGCACGGTCACCAGATCTTCGATCTCCAGGGCGGACAGGGTGCCGGAGACCTCGTCGAGCCGCAGCTTGTAGCGCTCCAGCGTCTGCAGTGCCTGGTTGGCGCGGGACAGGATCGCGGCCGAGTCGTCGAGCACGTGCCGCTGGCCGTTGACGTACAGGCCGATGATCCGCATCGACTGGCTCACCGAGATGACCGGGAAGCCGGTCTGCTTGGCGACGCGCTCCGCCGTACGGTGCCGGGTGCCCGACTCTTCCGATGGGATGGACGGATCGGGCATGAGGTGTACGGCGGCGCGCACGATCCGGGTCCCGTCGCTGGAGAGCACCACCGCCCCGTCCATCTTGCACAGTTCGCGCAGACGGGTCGCGGAGAACTCGACGTCGAGGGGGAAACCGCCCGTGCACAGCGACTCGACCACCTTGTCGTAGCCGAGGACGATCAGCGCGCCGGTGCGCCCGCGCAGGATCCGTTCCAGGCCGTCGCGCAAGGCGGTGCCGGGCGCCATCAGCGCCAGATTGGCGCGCAGGGGGTCACCTCCAAGGGCGGGACCGGTGGCCGGGCCGGGGACGGCGGCCGCTCCGGCGCTGACCGTGCGCGCGGGCGAGCCGACCACGCCCGCGCGACCGGCCAGGCTGGCGGCGGCGGTTCTGTTCGCATCGCGGTCGATCGGCACGGGCAACAGTCTACGGACCGTCATCCGCCCTTTGCTGTTGCGGTTCGGCGGCAGATCCGTAGCGTCACCGCGGCTCACTCGCTGTCACCGACTCGAACTGTCGCCGGCTCGAAGCTGTGTCACTA
Coding sequences within:
- the disA gene encoding DNA integrity scanning diadenylate cyclase DisA, producing the protein MPIDRDANRTAAASLAGRAGVVGSPARTVSAGAAAVPGPATGPALGGDPLRANLALMAPGTALRDGLERILRGRTGALIVLGYDKVVESLCTGGFPLDVEFSATRLRELCKMDGAVVLSSDGTRIVRAAVHLMPDPSIPSEESGTRHRTAERVAKQTGFPVISVSQSMRIIGLYVNGQRHVLDDSAAILSRANQALQTLERYKLRLDEVSGTLSALEIEDLVTVRDAVAVVQRLEMVRRIADEIAGYVVELGTDGRLLALQLDELMAGVDADRTLVIRDYLPSVRKARTLDEALVELDLLSATELIDLVAVAKAIGYPGASDSLDAAVSPRGFRLLAKVPRLPGTVVDRLVGHFGSLQRLLGATVEDLQAVDGVGDARARGVREGLSRLAEASILERYV